In Chanodichthys erythropterus isolate Z2021 chromosome 9, ASM2448905v1, whole genome shotgun sequence, a genomic segment contains:
- the prxl2c gene encoding peroxiredoxin-like 2C, giving the protein MAPVLPVTRQIARAGHQESRRDPHDLCISDVSDCLISDRHGVCKTFNSLFQHDRAIIIFVRNFLCYTCKEYVEDLGKIPRHMLQESNVRLIVIGQSSCSHIEAFCSLTGYTHEIYVDPERQIYRKLGMRRGETYMETPSSSPHVKSSLLVGSLKSMWRAMTSPAFDFQGDPLQQGGALIVGPGPEVHFAHFDMNRLDHMPINWLLQIAGLQTLDFSDSHKIIHI; this is encoded by the exons ATGGCTCCCGTTCTCCCGGTCACTCGACAGATCGCTCGCGCGGGTCATCAGGAGAGCAGACGAGATCCACACGATCTCTGCATCTCTGATGTCAGCGACTGCTTGATTTCTGATCGACACGGTGTTTGTAAAACCTTCAACAGTTTGTTTCAACACGACAGAGCAATAATCATTTTCGTGAGG AACTTCTTATGTTACACATGCAAAGAATATGTGGAGGATTTGGGCAAAATACCTCGGCACATGCTGCAG GAATCGAATGTCAGATTGATAGTGATTGGACAGTCATCATGTTCTCATATTGAG GCTTTCTGCTCTCTGACAGGCTATACCCATGAAATATATGTTGATCCAGAGAGACAAATTTACAGAAAACTTGGAATGAGAAGAGGAGAGACATACATGGAGACAC CTTCCAGCAGTCCACATGTGAAGTCCAGCCTGCTCGTTGGCAGTCTGAAGAGTATGTGGCGTGCCATGACCAGCCCTGCTTTTGACTTCCAAGGAGATCCGTTGCAGCAAGGTGGAGCTCTTATTGTAGGCCCAG GTCCAGAGGTTCATTTTGCCCATTTTGACATGAATCGGTTAGATCACATGCCAATCAACTGGCTGCTTCAGATTGCAGGTCTTCAAACACTGGACTTCAGTGATTCCCACAAAATCATTCATATCTAA